The Roseiconus lacunae genome has a segment encoding these proteins:
- a CDS encoding FMN-binding protein — protein MSVSKPPIRPTIQSILSSATQTIRWLCLFCFVTAAQSAWSQDSVEFLNGTTLSGKVIEIRKADKEFDFQSIIAGQSVARTYQYSKIHAVTFNGKRFVINPLPSNSGPVTTTDTAHNKAVIRSSKEVRQIIETVGSSDPDWLAGTPDNYPNTLDLTWPIKPSGPWNESKNVGQFLWGRVNPNPSRWRSGIKLIYGCIDKHTSNRELLQRDYASLADKYFVLFQDYPRAAYWFQKANVQVNQKGGIHLAECYYRLGSKPMAMALLRGKSLHVDAIKLLGEMDELDTALKIADQYGRTQAFNEAFLNAGDALRSAGRHDEAIAYYQQILDRNRARNQEYLQRYKGRARDSINAIKLFDKADVTKVADGTFTDTAVGYNGDLEVRVTVANKTIKNVEVNRHKEKQFYAALTDTPKQIIDTQGVRQIDGTSGATITSQAIVNATARALAQGAK, from the coding sequence ATGTCTGTTTCTAAACCACCTATTCGCCCGACGATCCAATCCATTTTATCCTCGGCAACCCAAACGATCCGATGGCTTTGCCTTTTCTGTTTCGTCACCGCTGCCCAGTCCGCTTGGTCGCAGGACAGCGTCGAATTTCTCAACGGAACGACGCTCTCCGGGAAGGTCATTGAAATTCGAAAAGCGGACAAGGAATTTGATTTTCAATCAATCATTGCTGGTCAATCCGTCGCTCGGACGTATCAGTATTCTAAAATCCATGCCGTTACCTTCAACGGAAAACGATTCGTCATCAATCCTTTGCCCAGCAACAGTGGCCCCGTGACCACAACTGACACGGCGCACAACAAAGCAGTGATTCGGTCGTCAAAGGAAGTTAGACAAATCATTGAAACGGTCGGCTCCAGCGACCCCGACTGGCTTGCCGGAACGCCGGATAACTACCCGAACACCCTTGACTTGACCTGGCCCATAAAACCGTCGGGTCCTTGGAACGAATCTAAAAATGTTGGCCAGTTTCTCTGGGGCCGAGTGAACCCTAATCCATCGCGTTGGCGATCGGGAATCAAGCTGATCTACGGTTGCATCGACAAACACACGAGCAACCGAGAATTGCTTCAGCGCGATTACGCGTCCTTGGCAGATAAATATTTCGTGCTCTTCCAAGACTATCCACGCGCAGCGTACTGGTTCCAAAAGGCCAACGTTCAGGTCAATCAGAAAGGTGGCATCCATCTCGCGGAGTGCTACTACCGACTCGGGAGCAAACCGATGGCAATGGCGCTACTGAGAGGAAAAAGCTTGCATGTCGACGCGATCAAATTACTCGGCGAAATGGATGAGCTTGATACCGCACTAAAAATAGCCGACCAATATGGGCGCACCCAGGCGTTCAATGAGGCGTTCTTAAATGCCGGTGATGCATTGCGTTCTGCAGGGCGTCATGACGAAGCGATCGCCTACTATCAACAAATCCTGGATCGCAACCGCGCCCGCAACCAAGAGTACTTGCAGCGTTACAAAGGTCGCGCGAGAGATTCCATCAATGCGATCAAATTGTTTGACAAAGCAGATGTCACCAAGGTGGCCGACGGAACATTCACCGACACTGCCGTAGGCTACAACGGGGACTTGGAAGTTCGTGTCACGGTTGCCAATAAGACGATCAAAAATGTTGAAGTCAATCGCCACAAGGAGAAGCAGTTCTATGCGGCATTGACCGATACACCAAAACAGATCATCGATACCCAAGGTGTGCGTCAGATCGATGGTACGAGCGGGGCGACGATCACCTCGCAAGCGATCGTCAATGCGACCGCACGCGCGCTTGCTCAAGGAGCGAAATGA
- a CDS encoding efflux RND transporter permease subunit, which produces MLNPIILFALRNRLIILCAAIAVIVCGSLAARTLPVDVLPELTRPRVSIVTECDGLAPEEVEQRVTFPLEANLNGADGVIAVRSSSDIGLSVIHVEFDWGTDVHIARQIVQERLAIAAGQLPTGVNPQMGPRSSLLGQIALVGMWSSDGSTSPMELRTIADWNVRQRLRKIAGVSQIIVMGGDRKQFHVLVDRHQLHRYDVSLSEVESALRQSNHNVTGGFLSRDGKEYLVRGLGRFANTADIRNTVIRHQDERSLKIGHVAEVKEQGQNKRGDGSVNGQSAVVLTIQKQPGADTRALTRLISDALEELRPGLPSDVTLEMTYQQSEFIEHSVTNVVEALRDGAVLIVVILFLFLFNFRTTFITLTAIPLSVLVTAIVFRWMGLSINVMTLGGLAVALGELVDDAIVDVENIFRRLKENAQRAQPCAILRVIFDASVEVRSAIVVSTLLVVIVFAPLFALTGMEGRLFTPLGVAYIVSICASTLVSLTVTPVLAYFLLPNANVTSKADDGWVLRQLKKACRPIIRFSMQPVGLTIALTALGIACVAGGQLAWTMGRDFLPPFDEGAAQVNLFAPPGTSLAESRELSRIADRNLAKLVKSEKDPTAPLLWFTCRTGRAEQDEHVMSVHISEYVLTLNPNSGLRRDELIEVLQEAVEHVPGVETEVEQPIAHLISHLMSGVTAQIAIKIFGDDLHILRQQAEHVHHAIESIPGIAEPIVEQQQPIPQFRIELKKEMLAFYGVPASLVNQFIETAIHGKEVSEMIDGQKSFEILLRMNETQRRDLDNLHRIPFELPDGKRIPLGAIATVYEAVGPNTINREDGRRRIVIRVNTLGRDVGSVVEEIRRRVANEVALPQGYFVTYAGQFEAQQQANRRIFLLSCVVFLVVVLILYSTYHSISIAFQLLIAIPAAFVGGIFALSFTGQTFSVAATVGFVSLGGIAARNGLLLISTYLDRQDEGKIGKDQIIEGSLDRLAPVLMTALTTGLGLVPLVIGGHLPGKEILFPVATVILGGLITATLAEFLLRPGLFWFLAPESIAKDSHSFRSVKGEIDVSDLPSSTTSVPSFSAPIHGSVS; this is translated from the coding sequence ATGTTGAATCCGATCATCTTGTTCGCGTTACGCAATCGGTTGATCATCCTTTGCGCGGCGATCGCGGTCATTGTTTGCGGGTCCCTAGCCGCGCGAACGCTCCCCGTTGATGTCTTACCTGAGCTGACTCGGCCACGTGTCTCCATCGTTACCGAATGCGATGGCCTCGCCCCGGAAGAGGTCGAACAACGGGTTACGTTTCCTTTAGAAGCCAATTTGAATGGAGCGGACGGAGTCATCGCCGTGCGAAGTTCGTCGGACATCGGACTGTCCGTCATTCATGTTGAATTCGATTGGGGCACCGACGTTCATATTGCCCGCCAGATCGTCCAAGAGAGGCTCGCAATCGCTGCCGGACAGCTCCCCACTGGCGTCAACCCCCAAATGGGTCCACGTTCCTCGCTGCTCGGGCAAATCGCACTGGTGGGAATGTGGAGTTCGGATGGATCGACGTCGCCGATGGAGCTACGCACGATCGCCGATTGGAATGTTCGACAGCGTCTCAGGAAAATCGCCGGGGTCTCACAAATAATCGTGATGGGGGGCGATCGGAAACAGTTTCACGTTTTGGTCGATCGCCATCAACTTCACCGCTATGACGTCAGCTTGTCCGAAGTCGAATCGGCGCTTCGACAAAGCAATCATAACGTGACCGGCGGGTTCCTATCGCGTGACGGAAAAGAGTACCTAGTGCGTGGGTTAGGTCGATTCGCCAATACAGCCGATATTCGCAATACGGTGATCAGGCATCAAGACGAACGATCATTAAAGATCGGACACGTTGCGGAGGTAAAAGAGCAGGGCCAAAACAAGCGGGGAGATGGCTCGGTCAACGGTCAATCAGCGGTTGTATTGACCATCCAAAAACAGCCCGGGGCTGACACACGAGCGTTGACTCGATTGATCAGCGATGCACTCGAAGAACTTCGCCCAGGATTACCGAGTGATGTGACACTTGAAATGACTTATCAACAAAGCGAGTTCATCGAGCACAGTGTCACCAATGTTGTCGAAGCACTCCGTGATGGTGCAGTGCTGATTGTGGTCATTCTATTTCTATTTCTATTCAATTTTCGAACCACGTTCATCACGCTTACCGCCATTCCTCTTTCGGTCTTAGTAACCGCAATTGTATTTCGTTGGATGGGGCTTTCCATCAACGTGATGACACTTGGTGGTCTTGCCGTCGCATTAGGGGAGTTGGTCGATGACGCGATTGTGGATGTCGAAAACATCTTTCGCCGACTTAAAGAAAACGCCCAAAGGGCGCAGCCATGTGCAATTTTGCGGGTCATTTTTGACGCCAGTGTAGAAGTCCGTAGTGCGATCGTCGTGAGCACCTTGCTGGTCGTCATTGTCTTCGCTCCCCTATTCGCGCTGACAGGAATGGAAGGTCGGCTATTCACTCCACTCGGCGTCGCGTACATCGTCTCAATTTGTGCATCGACGTTGGTCTCCCTGACCGTGACACCCGTGCTAGCGTATTTCTTGCTTCCCAATGCAAACGTCACCTCTAAGGCAGACGACGGTTGGGTCTTGCGTCAGCTTAAGAAGGCATGTCGGCCGATCATCCGATTCAGCATGCAGCCGGTCGGACTGACCATTGCGTTGACCGCGTTGGGGATCGCATGCGTCGCCGGAGGCCAGCTTGCCTGGACTATGGGGCGAGATTTCTTGCCACCGTTTGACGAAGGCGCGGCACAAGTCAACCTGTTTGCACCACCAGGAACCTCACTTGCCGAAAGCCGCGAACTCAGTCGCATCGCCGATCGAAATCTCGCCAAGCTAGTCAAGTCAGAAAAAGACCCTACCGCGCCATTGCTATGGTTTACCTGTCGTACCGGACGTGCCGAACAAGACGAGCATGTCATGAGCGTTCACATCAGCGAATATGTATTGACGCTTAATCCCAATAGCGGTTTGCGGCGCGATGAATTGATCGAAGTCCTGCAAGAAGCCGTCGAGCATGTTCCTGGCGTAGAAACCGAGGTCGAACAACCGATCGCACACCTAATCAGCCATCTGATGTCCGGAGTCACTGCCCAAATTGCGATCAAAATTTTCGGCGACGACCTCCATATTCTGAGGCAGCAAGCCGAGCATGTCCATCACGCGATCGAGTCTATCCCTGGGATCGCTGAACCGATTGTTGAACAGCAGCAACCAATCCCACAGTTTAGGATCGAGTTGAAAAAGGAGATGCTGGCGTTCTATGGAGTGCCGGCAAGCCTTGTGAATCAATTCATCGAAACGGCGATTCATGGCAAAGAGGTTTCGGAAATGATTGATGGCCAGAAGTCGTTTGAAATTTTGCTACGAATGAACGAAACCCAACGACGTGACCTCGACAATCTGCATCGGATTCCTTTCGAGTTGCCAGATGGTAAACGGATCCCACTCGGCGCTATTGCAACTGTCTACGAAGCTGTCGGACCGAACACGATTAACCGTGAAGACGGCCGGCGACGCATCGTCATCCGTGTGAACACCCTTGGGCGCGATGTGGGAAGCGTCGTCGAAGAAATTCGGCGTCGGGTCGCCAACGAAGTCGCTCTGCCTCAAGGCTACTTCGTTACCTATGCGGGACAATTCGAAGCCCAGCAGCAAGCCAATCGTCGAATCTTCTTGCTTAGCTGCGTTGTATTCCTCGTTGTCGTTCTGATTCTCTATTCCACGTACCACTCGATCAGTATTGCCTTTCAACTGTTGATCGCAATACCGGCTGCTTTTGTTGGCGGCATCTTCGCACTTTCGTTCACCGGCCAAACATTTTCTGTTGCGGCTACAGTTGGCTTTGTTTCTCTCGGGGGCATCGCCGCGCGAAATGGCCTTCTACTAATTTCGACTTACCTTGATCGTCAAGACGAAGGCAAGATCGGAAAAGACCAAATCATCGAAGGCAGCCTTGATCGTTTGGCCCCGGTATTGATGACCGCACTCACGACAGGACTTGGCTTGGTACCGCTGGTGATCGGTGGACATCTTCCTGGCAAAGAAATCCTGTTTCCCGTCGCGACCGTAATCCTTGGCGGATTGATAACCGCTACACTGGCCGAGTTTCTTCTCCGTCCCGGCCTATTTTGGTTCCTCGCGCCCGAATCGATTGCCAAGGACTCGCACTCGTTCCGTTCAGTCAAAGGCGAGATCGACGTCAGCGATCTTCCTTCCTCCACAACCTCCGTCCCCAGCTTCTCCGCACCAATCCACGGGAGCGTCTCATAA